From Syntrophales bacterium, the proteins below share one genomic window:
- a CDS encoding IS110 family transposase, which produces MYIALDKNFLFWGGSIGWPFLLVKGYFTSVLHQKAGDRDSVGEGISKATLIVGVDIGKTFNALGFMDKNGNVLGSCAKLYNSREGFEKFSEMIEGLKAKHHLRDVIIGSQSCPMDNACFTWSCKCGDQVQAIVGRIRLSLPYQKPLVFLSSSL; this is translated from the coding sequence ATGTACATCGCCCTTGATAAGAACTTCCTTTTTTGGGGTGGAAGTATAGGGTGGCCGTTTTTGCTTGTCAAGGGATATTTTACATCTGTTTTGCATCAAAAAGCAGGGGATAGGGATTCCGTTGGGGAAGGAATTAGCAAAGCAACCCTGATAGTCGGGGTTGACATTGGCAAAACATTCAATGCTTTGGGATTCATGGACAAGAATGGAAACGTATTGGGTAGCTGTGCAAAACTATATAACAGCCGGGAAGGATTTGAGAAGTTTAGTGAAATGATAGAAGGGCTTAAAGCGAAACATCATCTGAGGGATGTCATCATCGGTTCTCAATCTTGTCCTATGGATAACGCTTGCTTCACCTGGAGCTGCAAATGCGGCGATCAGGTGCAAGCGATTGTTGGCCGTATCAGGCTTTCACTGCCGTATCAAAAGCCCCTCGTCTTTTTAAGCTCATCGCTATAA
- a CDS encoding major capsid protein, whose amino-acid sequence MKKIFKDYGTGRALTVIFLFVVGILCRIMEWSIPGVELLAGASLAIVLNPFDQDAFNMVSMTQSINILPNKYGRVGQLGIFPDKGVRTRTIIVEEKNGVLNLLPTLPVGAPGTQNKMGKRKVRTLSVPHIPLDDAILPSEYEGIRAFGSENEMASLVSVMADHLQSGRDKFDITLEHLRMGALKGIILDSDGSTLYNLYTEFGITAKTVPFILGTSTTDVKKKCMAVIRHIEDNLQGEIYTGVRCLCSANFFDMLVSHPEVEKFYLNHAAAMELLAADPRKGFKFGGITFEEYRGTATDMDGTAHPFISSTASPLMGEGHCYPEGTSQSFNTIYAPGDFVETVNTIGIPLYAKQELRKFGRGIDLHIQSNPLPICYRPGLLVKVTSAAS is encoded by the coding sequence ATGAAAAAGATTTTCAAGGATTACGGGACCGGCAGGGCGCTGACAGTCATTTTCCTGTTCGTCGTGGGGATCCTCTGCCGGATCATGGAATGGTCGATCCCGGGAGTCGAACTCCTGGCCGGGGCATCCCTGGCCATCGTGCTGAACCCCTTCGACCAGGACGCCTTCAACATGGTTTCGATGACCCAGTCGATCAACATCCTGCCCAACAAATACGGACGCGTGGGCCAGCTCGGCATCTTCCCCGACAAGGGGGTCCGCACCCGGACGATCATCGTGGAGGAGAAGAACGGCGTCCTGAACCTTCTTCCGACCCTTCCAGTCGGCGCTCCCGGAACGCAGAACAAGATGGGCAAACGCAAGGTCAGAACCCTGAGCGTCCCTCATATCCCGCTCGACGACGCGATCCTTCCCTCTGAATACGAGGGTATCCGCGCCTTCGGCTCGGAGAACGAGATGGCGTCCCTCGTCTCGGTGATGGCCGACCATCTCCAGAGTGGGCGGGATAAGTTTGACATCACCCTGGAGCACCTCCGCATGGGGGCCCTGAAGGGGATCATCCTCGACTCCGACGGCTCCACCCTATACAACCTCTACACGGAGTTCGGCATCACGGCGAAGACCGTTCCCTTCATCCTCGGCACCTCGACCACAGATGTGAAAAAGAAGTGCATGGCCGTTATCCGCCACATTGAGGACAACCTGCAGGGCGAGATCTATACCGGCGTCCGCTGCCTCTGCTCGGCGAATTTCTTTGACATGCTGGTCAGCCATCCCGAGGTGGAGAAGTTCTACCTCAACCACGCCGCGGCGATGGAACTGCTGGCAGCCGACCCGCGCAAGGGCTTCAAGTTCGGCGGCATCACCTTCGAGGAGTACCGCGGTACGGCCACGGACATGGACGGCACGGCGCATCCCTTCATCTCCTCCACGGCAAGCCCGCTGATGGGCGAGGGGCACTGCTATCCCGAAGGGACCAGCCAGAGTTTCAACACGATCTACGCGCCGGGCGATTTTGTGGAGACGGTCAACACGATCGGCATCCCGCTCTACGCCAAGCAGGAGCTGCGCAAATTCGGCCGCGGGATCGATCTGCATATCCAGAGCAACCCGCTGCCGATCTGCTACCGGCCCGGTCTGCTGGTGAAGGTAACCTCGGCTGCATCGTAG
- a CDS encoding head decoration protein produces the protein MKNIFSGKIFGIRATFVLMTIVVLAAFARKLLGWESGGHELPLVMFGVTALSEGNYFRDVVRYEDDNAGRLSREVVTVAVGQNLSMGAVIGKITKSTPTTGTADGNNTGAGTVASVTADAKTKLGTYKIKCLTYTASPLDATFEVTDPDGLRLPDAALGAYTSEAVNFTISDASPAITVGDIWTIAVAVGSGQVKEIQVGASTAVDGSQNAYGILTDDCDASTAATAAVAIVRNAVIVSDNLVWPDGSPAVSAAEKATALAELAAKGIVEREEA, from the coding sequence ATGAAGAACATTTTTTCGGGAAAGATTTTCGGGATTCGCGCCACGTTCGTGCTTATGACGATTGTGGTTCTGGCCGCCTTTGCGCGCAAGCTGCTCGGCTGGGAATCCGGAGGGCATGAGCTTCCGCTGGTGATGTTCGGCGTAACCGCGCTCTCGGAAGGGAACTATTTCAGGGACGTTGTCCGCTACGAGGACGACAACGCGGGCCGGCTCTCCCGGGAGGTGGTCACCGTGGCCGTCGGGCAGAATCTCTCTATGGGCGCGGTCATCGGCAAGATCACCAAATCCACGCCGACGACCGGAACCGCCGACGGCAACAACACCGGGGCCGGCACGGTCGCCTCGGTCACCGCCGACGCAAAGACGAAGCTGGGAACCTATAAGATCAAATGCCTGACCTATACGGCAAGCCCCCTTGACGCGACCTTTGAGGTCACCGATCCGGATGGTCTCCGGCTGCCCGATGCCGCACTCGGCGCCTACACCAGCGAGGCGGTAAATTTCACGATCTCCGACGCCAGCCCCGCGATCACCGTGGGCGACATCTGGACCATCGCCGTGGCCGTGGGCTCCGGGCAGGTCAAGGAGATACAGGTCGGTGCATCCACCGCGGTGGACGGATCGCAAAACGCCTATGGGATACTCACCGACGACTGCGACGCATCGACCGCCGCGACCGCCGCGGTGGCCATCGTCCGAAACGCGGTCATCGTGAGTGACAACCTGGTCTGGCCCGACGGCTCTCCGGCGGTTTCCGCCGCGGAGAAGGCGACGGCACTGGCCGAACTTGCCGCAAAGGGAATTGTGGAAAGGGAAGAGGCGTAA
- a CDS encoding helix-turn-helix domain-containing protein, whose product MKENTADRYLTIQSVAKTLSCTDQYIYGLVREGNLTAIKIGERALRVSEQSLHAFLAARIVNPEDYFAPKEGLREESPRETQNPNIARSNWMNR is encoded by the coding sequence ATGAAGGAAAATACAGCCGACAGATACCTTACTATCCAGAGTGTCGCGAAGACTCTCTCCTGTACCGACCAATATATCTACGGATTGGTACGGGAGGGGAACCTCACCGCGATCAAGATCGGCGAGCGGGCGTTGCGGGTCTCCGAGCAGTCACTGCATGCATTCCTTGCCGCCCGCATCGTTAATCCTGAGGATTACTTCGCCCCAAAGGAAGGGCTCAGGGAAGAGTCGCCCAGAGAAACGCAAAATCCGAACATTGCCCGCTCCAACTGGATGAACCGCTGA
- a CDS encoding phage tail tape measure protein, with protein sequence MADLKKTVEIIFGGKNELSQTIGAIEKDFSVLNSTVSSITSPLAGIADSVVKTDAALAALAIGGLAYAVKTAGEFNGKFGEISTLIKDSGAPIDQFRKDILDYSTSSVKSISDINQAIYNAISAGVDYKSSIAFVNEAEKLSVAGRAGLDATTKVLISTLNAYGESTNKAGKYSDIMFTTVRLGQTTLEELSSSLAMVTGLAATSNIPFETLSAAIAALTVAGLPTSQAITGIRQAIQNIIKPTAEAEKTAASLGLQFNDTALKTRGFEGVLNDAYKATGGNIGKMGELFGSVESLNAVMILGADKTGKFKDALKEMGDSAGATKIAYDKVAQEFDNINQRLANSFKVTLIEIGQKFMPEYGQIAGGLSDLMKGIKVGVDSGAFDPLFNYLDSVAGSIAIWLKGVAEAFPEALSALDFNGLIAALKDLGEAMGGYLGDLDITKADDLAAVLQLVVDIITGLINVTTGMVDAFRPFASTIVDFFTTMAKGGPETQETIGKILAFSKAIEGAGLGVVGAIMAIDEFGVSMRGLFDTIAGGTTVLWNGFEILLTAIKGMTIIVGGLFVNLLDNLTFGMLPGLDTMKAKLTSWGETIGDSFVKNGTEAAAGLSRLGDGLMRLGSETGTSRDRVAELKRNLTELPSEKTTSIKMKDMEETTAKVAAINKEITELPDLRTVGVKVLADGTSIEKANNMIIERFPDGRILLTNVGVEADAAGISKVQKTLDAAIPKDKQVDIQTKLDVEKIKGQADIIQKSIEWKAKLDIAQVEAAAKALEATFKSIDTSIVSTGDTLSAMLGSYVTALGQQKGGTGVIEQAIKDENDRRNETFELQKGLVMAEADNLKARTESMRSGNAMITINGAGLQPHLEAFMFEILSAIQVQATAEGQKFLVGI encoded by the coding sequence ATGGCTGACCTGAAAAAGACCGTCGAGATCATCTTCGGCGGAAAAAATGAGCTTTCACAGACCATCGGCGCCATCGAGAAGGATTTCTCCGTCCTGAACAGTACGGTCTCAAGTATTACCTCTCCGCTGGCCGGCATCGCCGATTCCGTCGTCAAGACCGACGCGGCGCTGGCGGCCCTGGCCATAGGCGGTCTCGCCTACGCGGTCAAGACGGCCGGGGAGTTCAATGGCAAATTCGGCGAGATATCCACCCTGATCAAGGACAGCGGCGCTCCGATCGACCAATTCCGGAAAGATATCCTTGACTATTCGACCAGTTCCGTCAAGTCGATCTCTGACATCAACCAGGCCATCTACAACGCCATTTCCGCCGGCGTGGACTACAAGAGCTCGATCGCCTTCGTCAACGAGGCGGAAAAACTCTCCGTGGCCGGCCGGGCCGGGCTTGATGCGACCACCAAGGTCTTGATCTCGACCCTGAACGCCTACGGAGAATCGACCAACAAGGCGGGCAAGTACTCGGACATCATGTTCACCACGGTGCGCCTCGGCCAGACCACCTTGGAAGAGCTCTCCTCCAGCCTGGCCATGGTCACCGGACTGGCGGCCACCTCCAACATCCCCTTTGAAACCCTCTCTGCCGCCATCGCCGCGCTGACCGTGGCGGGGCTCCCCACCTCCCAGGCGATCACCGGGATCCGGCAGGCAATCCAGAACATCATCAAGCCCACGGCTGAAGCGGAGAAGACTGCCGCGTCGCTCGGGTTACAGTTCAACGACACGGCCCTGAAGACCAGAGGCTTCGAGGGAGTCCTGAACGACGCCTACAAGGCGACCGGCGGCAACATCGGCAAGATGGGCGAGCTTTTCGGCTCCGTCGAATCCCTGAACGCGGTGATGATCCTCGGCGCCGACAAGACCGGGAAGTTCAAGGACGCGCTCAAGGAAATGGGCGATTCCGCAGGCGCAACCAAGATCGCTTACGACAAGGTCGCCCAGGAGTTCGACAACATCAACCAGCGCCTGGCCAACTCGTTCAAGGTCACCCTGATCGAGATCGGCCAGAAGTTCATGCCCGAATATGGCCAGATCGCCGGCGGGCTTTCGGACCTGATGAAGGGGATCAAGGTCGGCGTCGATTCCGGCGCCTTCGACCCGCTCTTTAACTACCTGGACAGCGTCGCCGGATCCATCGCAATATGGCTGAAGGGCGTAGCCGAGGCCTTCCCCGAGGCGCTGTCCGCGCTCGATTTCAACGGCCTGATCGCGGCCCTCAAGGATCTGGGCGAGGCGATGGGCGGCTACCTGGGAGATCTGGATATTACCAAGGCCGACGATCTGGCCGCGGTGCTGCAGCTTGTGGTGGACATCATCACTGGCCTGATCAACGTGACCACCGGGATGGTTGACGCCTTCCGGCCCTTCGCCTCAACGATCGTCGATTTCTTTACCACCATGGCCAAAGGAGGGCCGGAGACCCAGGAGACGATCGGCAAGATCCTCGCCTTCTCCAAGGCGATCGAGGGCGCGGGTCTCGGCGTCGTCGGAGCGATTATGGCCATCGACGAGTTCGGCGTCTCGATGCGCGGTCTTTTCGATACCATCGCCGGCGGAACCACGGTCTTGTGGAACGGCTTTGAGATCCTGCTGACGGCGATCAAAGGAATGACAATTATTGTTGGCGGCTTATTTGTCAATCTTCTTGACAATCTCACGTTTGGAATGCTCCCGGGCCTCGATACGATGAAGGCCAAACTTACCTCCTGGGGCGAAACCATTGGCGACTCGTTCGTCAAGAACGGGACGGAGGCCGCGGCAGGGCTTTCCCGCCTCGGCGACGGCCTGATGCGCCTCGGATCTGAAACCGGAACCAGCCGCGACCGGGTGGCCGAGCTGAAGAGGAATCTCACCGAGCTCCCCTCCGAAAAGACCACCTCCATCAAAATGAAGGACATGGAGGAGACCACCGCGAAGGTCGCCGCGATCAATAAAGAAATTACCGAGCTTCCCGATCTGCGCACTGTGGGGGTGAAGGTCCTGGCCGACGGCACCTCCATCGAGAAGGCGAACAACATGATCATCGAACGCTTCCCCGACGGGCGCATCCTCCTGACCAACGTCGGAGTGGAAGCCGACGCGGCCGGCATATCGAAGGTCCAGAAGACGCTCGACGCGGCCATTCCAAAAGACAAGCAGGTCGATATCCAGACGAAACTCGACGTGGAGAAGATCAAGGGGCAGGCCGACATCATCCAGAAATCCATCGAATGGAAGGCCAAACTGGACATTGCTCAGGTTGAAGCGGCGGCGAAGGCCCTGGAGGCCACCTTTAAGTCGATTGACACGTCTATCGTCAGCACCGGGGACACACTGTCAGCTATGCTGGGGTCATACGTGACTGCTCTGGGACAGCAAAAGGGTGGAACCGGGGTTATTGAGCAGGCGATCAAGGATGAGAACGACCGCCGCAACGAGACGTTCGAACTGCAAAAGGGATTGGTGATGGCCGAGGCTGACAATCTGAAGGCTCGTACCGAATCTATGCGATCCGGCAATGCCATGATCACGATTAATGGAGCGGGATTGCAGCCTCATCTGGAGGCATTCATGTTCGAAATCCTAAGTGCGATCCAAGTACAGGCGACAGCCGAGGGTCAGAAGTTTTTAGTGGGGATATGA
- a CDS encoding class I SAM-dependent methyltransferase: MGSTAFRLLPFLRQHIPAGSVVNDYGAGTGRAEPGLLEFCSRVNMIDFADAALEPNIRAMIGDRLTYVVSPLEALPTEFPVADWGICINVLMTCDPAKLGRIMSEMRRTCRNLIIENYDWPDIRLGGDMTQIKGDAAFWTDVMRDHWPVVESRKSPEHARRYITIGRSEAAG; the protein is encoded by the coding sequence TTGGGTTCCACGGCGTTCCGGCTCCTGCCGTTCCTGCGGCAGCACATTCCCGCCGGCAGCGTCGTCAATGACTACGGCGCCGGAACCGGACGCGCCGAACCGGGCCTCTTGGAGTTCTGCTCCCGGGTCAACATGATCGATTTCGCCGACGCGGCACTGGAACCCAATATCCGGGCGATGATCGGCGACCGCCTGACCTACGTGGTCTCGCCCCTGGAGGCCCTTCCGACGGAGTTCCCCGTCGCCGATTGGGGGATCTGCATCAACGTTCTGATGACCTGCGACCCGGCCAAACTGGGCCGGATTATGTCCGAGATGCGGCGCACCTGCCGGAACCTGATCATCGAGAATTACGACTGGCCGGATATCCGCCTCGGGGGGGACATGACGCAGATCAAGGGCGACGCGGCCTTCTGGACGGACGTCATGCGGGATCACTGGCCGGTCGTCGAGTCGCGCAAAAGTCCGGAGCATGCGCGGAGATATATCACCATTGGGAGAAGCGAAGCGGCAGGGTAA
- a CDS encoding DUF4258 domain-containing protein, with protein sequence MEALSEEELKKIILEIFDHGSVIPSKHARERMRERGYSMADVRNILKHGALKKIEFIMNSHCYHLYGEDLEGHPGAVVTALISNLKIVIVTVMGGVK encoded by the coding sequence ATGGAAGCGCTTTCAGAGGAAGAACTCAAAAAAATTATTCTTGAAATATTCGACCACGGCTCTGTCATCCCATCTAAGCACGCCAGAGAAAGGATGCGGGAGAGGGGTTACAGTATGGCCGATGTCAGAAATATCTTGAAACATGGTGCGTTAAAAAAGATAGAATTTATTATGAATAGCCATTGTTACCATTTGTATGGTGAAGATTTGGAAGGCCATCCCGGTGCCGTCGTTACGGCGCTTATTAGCAATCTGAAGATCGTGATCGTCACAGTGATGGGAGGGGTAAAATGA
- a CDS encoding phage portal protein, producing MNEPYLKIVDNRGRKIPVTALTDSIYEGSATGRRMSTWGTNTAGPSASLYGSLNRLRSRTRELIRNNPLIQGASIDNTANAISSGIFPRWDMEDKILKKDIQDLWKEFVKTADYYGVSSLYGIQALEWQGLLDAGEMLCRKIPRSASLGLPVPLQFQLLEADHLDETYNTVSPSGNEIRMGIEINRDNQRVAYWIWSEHPGESYITQRAIAQRVSIPAYDIEHIYLPIRAGQMRGRPWMSAIIVKCHEYDQYDDAELVRKKGAAMFGGYFEEEGGLPAGDPSAFFGRSTTTDDANREIAPLEPGSWLRLPRGVKVNYSKPADVGENYDVYNKQQLRQISRGIPGETYEQLTGDLSGVNYSSIRAGSLSARRIIEFLQREVMIFKSCQSKAAAFMDAAVISGILPIRDYYDNRGKYLKIDWRPDGWPWVDPVKDQLADQMAVRNGFKSRSAIIAKSGGDAETVDREISEDNSRADALGLIYDSDPRQTQKSGAIQAAADQTVVDSTKT from the coding sequence ATGAACGAGCCGTATCTCAAGATCGTGGACAACAGGGGCCGGAAGATTCCGGTCACCGCGCTGACCGATTCCATCTACGAGGGCTCCGCAACGGGACGCCGGATGTCCACCTGGGGCACGAACACCGCCGGCCCCAGCGCCAGTCTCTACGGATCGCTGAACCGCCTGCGCTCCCGGACCCGGGAGTTGATCCGGAACAACCCCCTGATCCAGGGCGCCTCCATCGACAACACCGCAAACGCCATCAGCTCCGGAATCTTCCCCAGATGGGATATGGAGGACAAAATCCTCAAGAAGGACATCCAGGACCTCTGGAAAGAGTTCGTGAAGACCGCCGACTACTACGGCGTAAGCAGCCTCTACGGGATACAGGCTCTGGAATGGCAGGGCCTTCTCGACGCCGGGGAAATGCTCTGCAGGAAAATTCCCCGTAGCGCCTCCCTGGGCCTTCCCGTCCCGTTGCAGTTTCAGCTCCTCGAAGCGGATCATCTCGACGAGACCTACAACACCGTAAGCCCCTCCGGAAACGAGATCCGCATGGGCATCGAGATCAACCGCGACAACCAGCGCGTCGCCTACTGGATCTGGTCGGAGCACCCCGGAGAATCTTATATCACGCAGCGCGCCATTGCCCAGCGGGTTTCGATCCCCGCTTACGACATCGAACACATTTACCTCCCGATCCGCGCCGGCCAGATGCGGGGCCGTCCCTGGATGAGCGCGATCATCGTCAAGTGCCACGAGTATGACCAATACGACGACGCCGAGCTCGTTCGGAAGAAGGGCGCGGCGATGTTCGGCGGCTATTTCGAGGAGGAAGGCGGCCTTCCCGCCGGCGACCCTTCCGCCTTCTTCGGCCGTTCGACAACGACCGACGACGCCAACCGGGAGATCGCCCCCCTCGAACCTGGGTCATGGCTGCGGCTTCCCAGGGGCGTCAAGGTTAACTACTCAAAACCCGCCGACGTGGGCGAAAATTACGATGTCTACAACAAGCAGCAGCTCCGGCAGATCTCCCGCGGGATCCCCGGCGAAACCTACGAGCAGTTGACCGGCGACCTCTCCGGCGTGAACTATTCCTCGATCCGGGCCGGCTCCCTGAGTGCGCGGCGGATCATCGAATTCCTGCAACGGGAGGTGATGATCTTCAAATCCTGTCAGAGCAAGGCCGCCGCCTTCATGGATGCGGCCGTGATCTCCGGGATCCTCCCCATCCGCGACTATTATGACAACCGCGGCAAATACCTGAAGATCGACTGGCGTCCGGATGGCTGGCCCTGGGTCGATCCGGTGAAAGATCAGCTCGCCGACCAGATGGCGGTGCGGAACGGATTCAAATCCCGGTCCGCGATCATCGCCAAATCAGGCGGCGACGCCGAGACCGTGGACCGTGAGATCTCCGAGGACAACTCCCGGGCAGACGCCCTCGGCCTGATCTACGACAGCGACCCCCGGCAAACCCAGAAATCGGGCGCCATCCAGGCGGCGGCCGATCAAACGGTGGTCGATTCGACCAAGACCTAA
- a CDS encoding TIR domain-containing protein: MDIFISWSGERSLKVATALRDWLPLVMQSVAPWFSPEDIDKGARWMAELSKKLEKLKMGIICVTPENMLAPWLLFEAGALSKVLDTSFVCPFLFALEPADLQGPLAQFQATRATKDEVRKLLGTISKISDFSPTEAQIDRLLSLTWSDFEEKLSMIQTTLVDQTVRPRQVPELLGEVLERIRSIERQLAERTAKEHSEKREKRGGFGVGVRLSPSNEVRPSLLSVEELKALKNKLDMCLHSLNQRKAINIGDIEDNEKRNVLVAEMDFLKAEIEEIKNIIAANMGESVGILYPDNRDKYSLPG, from the coding sequence ATGGATATATTCATAAGTTGGTCAGGGGAACGCAGCCTTAAAGTTGCCACGGCCCTTCGCGACTGGCTTCCTCTCGTTATGCAGTCTGTAGCACCGTGGTTTTCGCCAGAGGACATTGATAAAGGTGCACGCTGGATGGCTGAACTAAGCAAGAAACTCGAAAAGCTTAAGATGGGCATTATATGCGTTACCCCTGAGAATATGCTTGCTCCATGGCTTCTATTTGAAGCAGGGGCATTATCAAAAGTTCTCGATACGTCTTTCGTCTGTCCGTTTCTCTTTGCTTTGGAGCCGGCAGATCTTCAGGGACCTCTCGCTCAATTTCAAGCGACACGCGCTACGAAAGATGAAGTCCGCAAACTCTTGGGAACCATCAGTAAGATTTCAGATTTTTCCCCTACCGAAGCCCAAATTGACCGCCTGTTGTCCCTCACATGGTCTGATTTTGAAGAAAAGCTTTCTATGATTCAGACCACTTTAGTTGACCAGACAGTAAGGCCACGGCAGGTGCCCGAATTACTAGGTGAGGTACTAGAGAGAATTCGGTCAATCGAAAGGCAACTTGCAGAAAGGACTGCCAAAGAACACTCAGAAAAGAGGGAAAAAAGGGGCGGCTTTGGGGTGGGGGTAAGGCTATCACCATCTAACGAGGTACGCCCGTCACTTTTATCTGTGGAAGAATTGAAGGCCCTTAAAAATAAATTGGATATGTGTCTTCATAGCCTTAATCAACGTAAAGCTATAAATATTGGCGATATTGAGGATAATGAAAAAAGAAATGTGCTGGTTGCTGAAATGGATTTTTTAAAGGCTGAAATTGAAGAAATCAAAAATATAATCGCCGCAAATATGGGTGAATCGGTAGGTATTCTCTACCCAGATAACCGTGATAAATATTCTCTACCAGGATAA
- a CDS encoding transglycosylase SLT domain-containing protein: protein MKNVRFSFFAAFCTALLFWPLPWVYSGNAPDRCLKYLPQVIREARYHAGMDAPADEFMAQIETESRCDEGVTAFDGGAGLGQFMPATAAEMQEREESLHEFGDQAAPYDPRWAIRALILYNVRLLSGVSCREWHYAYRAYNGGLSRINREIKAARSCDRAAVDACCDRKKIRMKWGVLDMCVVNCTYPDKIKAAARKYRRYL, encoded by the coding sequence ATGAAAAACGTTCGATTCTCCTTTTTCGCGGCATTCTGTACGGCGCTGTTATTCTGGCCCTTACCCTGGGTCTATAGCGGAAACGCTCCGGACAGATGCCTGAAATACCTTCCGCAGGTGATCCGCGAGGCCCGCTACCACGCCGGCATGGACGCCCCCGCGGATGAGTTCATGGCCCAGATTGAAACCGAGAGCCGGTGCGACGAGGGGGTGACGGCCTTTGACGGCGGTGCGGGTCTCGGACAGTTCATGCCGGCGACGGCGGCCGAGATGCAGGAACGGGAGGAGTCCCTCCACGAGTTTGGCGACCAGGCCGCCCCCTATGATCCCCGTTGGGCGATCCGGGCTCTCATCCTCTACAACGTCCGCCTCCTGTCGGGCGTCTCCTGCAGGGAGTGGCATTACGCCTACCGGGCCTACAACGGCGGGCTGTCCCGGATCAACCGGGAGATCAAGGCGGCAAGGAGCTGCGACCGCGCGGCGGTCGACGCCTGCTGTGACCGGAAGAAGATCCGGATGAAATGGGGCGTCCTGGATATGTGCGTGGTGAACTGCACCTACCCGGACAAAATCAAGGCCGCGGCCAGGAAGTATCGGAGATACCTATGA
- a CDS encoding S49 family peptidase, with protein sequence MDKRAYPHQLINGVFNKPLLISPYFVSTLGNALRAWESIGATTDLGAKMIEMEAAAESRLKLNIVNGAAVIGVYNYLTYRADFCAWMMFGNTSYEEIRAQHQAALADPNVKSIVFRIASPGGEVAGCFDLADDIYQARGQKPTYAVFDDYGYSAAYAIASAADKRYIARTGSAGSIGVILMHIDQSERDKNTGLSFTPIYAGSHKVDFSSHAPLSPEAKAVGQEMVNTTCDLFVNTVARNLGIAPAAVRGTEAMIYDGKKAVDIGFADSVLSWDQFLAKLNNRKYGGVMKAEIEKLFNSFRDSLAALVSKDASAANQEVVTKADAEKLVAAAEALARSEGLAAGKTEGKNEAQARSATIMEACELAHIPLKDALAYVKDETLSTESARAKIVEAQASEADRKKVTSTVGALSTGDVNPLLAEVGKRAGAK encoded by the coding sequence ATGGACAAGAGAGCATATCCCCATCAACTGATCAACGGCGTGTTCAATAAGCCCCTGCTGATCTCTCCCTATTTCGTCTCCACACTGGGCAACGCGCTCCGTGCCTGGGAGTCGATCGGTGCGACCACCGATCTGGGCGCGAAGATGATCGAAATGGAGGCCGCCGCGGAATCGCGCCTGAAACTGAACATCGTGAACGGCGCCGCGGTAATCGGCGTTTACAACTACCTCACCTACCGGGCCGATTTCTGCGCGTGGATGATGTTCGGGAACACCTCCTACGAGGAGATCCGCGCCCAGCACCAGGCCGCGCTTGCCGATCCAAACGTGAAGAGCATCGTCTTTCGCATCGCGAGCCCGGGCGGCGAGGTGGCCGGATGTTTCGACTTGGCTGACGACATCTACCAGGCCCGCGGTCAGAAGCCCACCTATGCGGTCTTCGACGACTACGGATACTCCGCGGCTTACGCGATCGCCTCCGCGGCGGACAAACGCTACATCGCCCGCACCGGATCGGCCGGATCCATCGGCGTGATCCTGATGCACATCGACCAGAGCGAGCGGGACAAAAACACTGGCCTTTCCTTCACGCCGATTTATGCGGGCAGCCACAAGGTCGATTTTTCAAGCCACGCCCCGCTCTCTCCGGAGGCCAAGGCGGTCGGTCAAGAAATGGTCAACACCACCTGCGATCTTTTTGTAAACACGGTCGCTCGCAATCTGGGCATCGCTCCGGCGGCCGTCCGCGGGACGGAAGCGATGATTTACGACGGCAAGAAGGCAGTGGACATCGGTTTCGCCGATTCGGTCCTTTCCTGGGATCAGTTCCTGGCGAAGCTCAACAACCGAAAATATGGAGGGGTTATGAAAGCGGAAATTGAAAAGTTGTTCAATTCTTTTAGGGATTCGCTGGCGGCATTGGTTTCGAAGGACGCCTCGGCCGCGAATCAGGAAGTGGTGACCAAGGCCGACGCGGAAAAACTGGTCGCGGCAGCGGAGGCGCTCGCCCGCTCCGAGGGCCTGGCCGCCGGCAAAACAGAAGGCAAGAATGAGGCCCAGGCGCGCTCGGCTACAATCATGGAGGCCTGCGAGCTGGCCCATATCCCGCTAAAGGACGCGCTCGCCTATGTCAAGGACGAGACGCTTTCGACGGAGTCGGCCAGGGCAAAAATCGTCGAGGCCCAGGCGTCCGAGGCAGACAGGAAAAAGGTCACCTCGACGGTCGGAGCGCTTTCGACCGGGGACGTCAACCCACTCCTGGCCGAGGTGGGTAAGAGGGCCGGCGCGAAATAG